Proteins encoded in a region of the Triticum dicoccoides isolate Atlit2015 ecotype Zavitan chromosome 3A, WEW_v2.0, whole genome shotgun sequence genome:
- the LOC119270910 gene encoding anther-specific protein SF18-like — translation MASYRLLVILVFSALLLDVAVADTYPADCPYPCLLPPPTPPASSADCPPPPSSPSGSGSGYAYPPPSSSGNSPPTPSSWSYPPPSGGYIPGFYQPPAGGGGGGGGGGGGGGNFGPAPPPPNPILPWYPWYYRSPPSSSATRGSASAVALCLVAAVTATAALVGY, via the coding sequence ATGGCGTCCTACAGGCTGCTCGTGATCCTGGTCTTCTCCGCGCTCCTCCTCGACGTCGCAGTCGCCGACACCTACCCGGCCGACTGCCCCTACCCGTGCCTCCTGCCGCCGCCCACGCCCCCGGCCTCCAGCGCCGACTGCCCGCCGCCACCCTCCTCGccgtccggctccggctccggctacgCGTACCCACCTCCGTCGTCCTCCGGGAACTCCCCGCCGACGCCGTCGTCCTGGAGCTACCCGCCGCCCTCTGGGGGCTACATTCCCGGCTTCTACCAGCCTCCCGCCGGCgggggaggtggtggtggcggaggcggaggagggggtGGCAACTTCGGGCCTGCGCCACCGCCGCCCAACCCCATCCTGCCGTGGTACCCCTGGTACTACCGGTCCCCGCCGTCCTCGTCCGCGACCAGGGGCAGCGCCTCGGCGGTCGCGCTCTGCTTGGTGGCCGCCGTAACTGCCACTGCTGCCCTCGTCGGTTACTAG
- the LOC119270911 gene encoding GDSL esterase/lipase At2g04570-like: protein MPVAASSTRFLLLSLLLLSSPAVAVVRARVTALIVFGDSTVDAGNNNAVPTAVRSNFPPYGRDFPGGRATGRFCNGRVATDFYSEAFGLRPFVPAYLDPAYGIRDFAVGVCFASAGSGLDVATAGVFSVIPLSKQVDYFRDYKARLAEHVGAAEARAVLADAVFAISIGTNDFIENYFALTTARFLEFTVGDYTDFLIGLARSFLVELYGLGARKIGFTGLGAMGCLPIERGRRVMLCIEEYNAAARSFNAKLRDMVDELADSLPGAQFRVAEVYGFFTGILQNPASYGFVKASRGCCGTGLYEMGYTCSEWDALTCADANRYVFWDAVHPTERANKIIAEYLMNTTFSHFL from the exons ATGCCGGTGGCGGCATCTAGCACGCGCTTCCTCTTGCTCAGTTTGCTGCTGCTgtcgtcgccggcggtggcggtggtgaGGGCGCGGGTGACGGCGCTGATCGTGTTCGGCGACTCGACGGTGGACGCGGGGAACAACAACGCCGTGCCCACGGCGGTGCGGAGCAACTTCCCGCCATACGGCCGGGACTTCCCGGGCGGCCGCGCCACGGGCCGCTTCTGCAACGGCCGCGTCGCCACCGACTTCTACTCCGAGGCGTTCGGGCTCCGGCCCTTCGTCCCGGCCTACCTCGACCCGGCCTACGGCATCCGGGACTTCGCCGTCGGCGTCTGCTTCGCGTCCGCCGGCTCCGGCCTCGACGTCGCCACCGCGGGCGTCTTT TCAGTGATACCCTTGTCAAAGCAAGTGGACTACTTCAGAGACTACAAAGCCCGGCTGGCGGAGCACGTCGGCGCGGCGGAGGCTCGGGCGGTGCTCGCCGACGCCGTCTTCGCCATCAGCATCGGCACCAACGACTTCATCGAGAACTACTTCGCCCTCACGACGGCCCGCTTCCTGGAGTTCACCGTCGGCGACTACACAGACTTCCTCATCGGCCTCGCCCGTAGCTTCCTCGTCGAGCTCTACGGCCTCGGCGCTCGCAAGATCGGCTTCACGGGGCTCGGGGCCATGGGCTGCCTTCCCATCGAGCGGGGCCGGCGGGTCATGCTCTGCATCGAGGAGTACAATGCCGCCGCGAGGTCGTTCAACGCCAAGCTCCGGGACATGGTCGACGAGCTTGCCGACAGCCTTCCCGGCGCGCAGTTCCGGGTCGCAGAGGTGTACGGCTTCTTCACCGGCATCCTGCAAAACCCGGCGAGCTACGGGTTCGTGAAGGCGTCCAGGGGATGTTGTGGCACGGGGTTGTACGAGATGGGGTACACATGCAGCGAGTGGGACGCGCTCACGTGCGCCGATGCAAACCGGTACGTCTTCTGGGACGCCGTGCACCCCACGGAGCGGGCCAACAAGATCATCGCCGAGTACCTCATGAACACAACCTTCAGCCATTTCTTGTGA